Proteins co-encoded in one Bacillus paramycoides genomic window:
- a CDS encoding DinB family protein → MNAIDLSILNLKETRRRSEKLWNSLPDNFLNWKPDHEAMSFGEMIRHVWSSTFYYHMILKNNGSIHDIHFPYDDEPITCVKKEIEWAQVYFTDFIEHVQSISIAELDSTLIDRSDVGYQRYLGDMLLRIAYHDAVHAGQFLQYLRMVNLERPLIWD, encoded by the coding sequence ATGAATGCAATTGATCTTAGTATATTAAATTTGAAAGAAACGAGAAGGCGCTCAGAAAAATTATGGAATTCTCTTCCTGACAATTTTCTTAATTGGAAACCTGATCATGAGGCTATGTCCTTTGGTGAAATGATTCGTCATGTATGGAGCTCAACTTTTTACTATCATATGATTTTAAAAAACAACGGCTCAATACATGATATACATTTCCCGTATGATGACGAGCCAATTACTTGTGTAAAAAAAGAAATTGAATGGGCACAAGTATACTTTACTGACTTCATAGAACATGTACAATCAATAAGCATAGCCGAGCTAGATTCAACCCTTATTGATCGAAGCGATGTTGGCTATCAAAGATATTTAGGCGACATGCTATTACGAATTGCCTATCATGATGCGGTCCATGCAGGTCAGTTTTTACAATATTTACGAATGGTAAACTTGGAAAGACCTTTAATTTGGGATTAA
- a CDS encoding IclR family transcriptional regulator: protein MSINKTAVKTMDILELFYEHEELSLTEMVQLTSMPKTSVYRLIGSLEEMEFLQKNEKGKYRLGVVFLRFGQLVSQRLSVRNIAIPYMKELRDSLGQAVNLIIQDGIDAIYVEKMEGAQPVRVYTAVGRRAPLYAGACPRILLSYFSEEEKRKYIEETDLKQFADGTIVDKKQLLEVLQMAKKEGHTISYSELENHTAAIAAPIFASDGTVVAGISISGLAIEYNESNVAYFIAKVKETAQRISKELGFLA from the coding sequence ATGAGTATAAATAAAACAGCAGTTAAGACAATGGATATTTTAGAGTTGTTTTATGAGCATGAAGAGCTAAGTTTAACAGAGATGGTTCAGCTTACGAGTATGCCGAAAACATCTGTTTATCGTTTAATTGGCTCGTTAGAAGAAATGGAGTTTTTACAAAAAAATGAGAAGGGGAAATATCGTCTCGGAGTCGTTTTTTTACGGTTCGGTCAACTAGTTTCACAAAGATTATCAGTAAGAAATATTGCGATTCCATATATGAAAGAGCTTAGAGATAGTTTAGGACAGGCAGTTAATTTAATTATTCAAGATGGTATTGATGCGATTTATGTGGAAAAGATGGAAGGTGCTCAGCCTGTACGCGTGTATACGGCGGTTGGAAGAAGAGCGCCACTTTATGCGGGTGCATGCCCGAGAATTTTACTATCGTATTTCTCTGAGGAAGAGAAACGGAAGTACATAGAAGAAACGGATTTAAAACAGTTTGCCGATGGAACAATCGTGGATAAAAAACAGTTGTTAGAAGTGTTACAAATGGCGAAAAAGGAAGGACATACCATTAGTTATTCGGAGTTAGAAAATCATACAGCAGCAATAGCAGCGCCTATTTTTGCAAGCGATGGAACGGTTGTAGCAGGGATTAGTATTTCGGGATTAGCAATTGAATATAACGAAAGTAATGTTGCATATTTTATTGCGAAAGTGAAAGAGACAGCACAGCGCATTTCGAAAGAACTCGGCTTTTTAGCATAG
- the pxpB gene encoding 5-oxoprolinase subunit PxpB → MKFSASGDQAIIVTFGEEIRMETYEKVQRLFQALRKHPFTGMVECVPSFTSLAVYYNVYEVWKRNGRSEGAYHYVCRYIQELCNSYQEELHQNVKHISIPVCYGGEYGPDLEEVAHYRGLQVEDVIRIHSETTYFVYMLGFTPGFPYLGGLSKELETPRKETPRLQIPPGSVGIGGNQTGIYPLETPGGWNIIGRTPISLFNPEEETPTYIQSGMYLRFIPITKEEYVSLEGAKEWM, encoded by the coding sequence ATGAAATTTTCTGCGTCAGGGGATCAAGCAATTATTGTTACATTTGGTGAAGAAATTCGGATGGAGACATACGAAAAAGTGCAGCGATTGTTTCAAGCTTTGAGGAAGCATCCATTTACAGGAATGGTTGAGTGTGTTCCATCTTTCACTTCATTAGCGGTCTACTACAATGTATACGAAGTATGGAAGCGAAATGGGAGAAGTGAAGGAGCATATCATTACGTTTGTCGGTATATACAGGAGCTTTGTAATTCGTATCAAGAAGAATTACATCAGAATGTGAAACATATTTCTATACCTGTTTGCTACGGAGGAGAATATGGACCTGATTTGGAAGAGGTCGCGCATTATAGAGGATTACAGGTAGAAGATGTCATTCGCATACATAGTGAAACAACATACTTTGTGTATATGTTAGGTTTTACACCAGGCTTTCCATATTTAGGAGGGCTATCAAAAGAATTAGAAACACCTAGAAAAGAAACACCACGATTACAAATACCCCCTGGTTCGGTAGGTATTGGCGGAAATCAAACAGGTATATATCCGCTTGAAACACCAGGGGGATGGAATATTATTGGTCGAACACCAATCTCCTTATTTAATCCAGAAGAAGAAACACCAACATATATTCAAAGCGGTATGTACTTACGATTTATCCCAATAACGAAGGAAGAGTATGTATCACTTGAGGGGGCTAAAGAATGGATGTAG
- the pcp gene encoding pyroglutamyl-peptidase I gives MKTVLLTGFDPFGGESINPAWEVAKSLHEKTVGEYKIISKQVPTVFHKSIKVLKEYIEELNPEMIICIGQAGGRPDITIERVAINVDDARIADNEGNQPVDVPVVEEGTAAYWSTLPMKAIVKRLQEEGIPASVSQTAGTFVCNHLFYGLMHELVKRDKKIKGGFIHIPFLPEQASNYPGQPSMSLSTIRKGIELAIEVTTTVEVDIVEIGGTTH, from the coding sequence ATGAAAACAGTATTACTAACAGGGTTCGATCCGTTCGGCGGAGAAAGCATTAACCCAGCTTGGGAAGTTGCAAAAAGTTTACATGAAAAAACAGTGGGAGAATACAAGATTATTAGTAAACAAGTCCCAACTGTATTTCATAAATCAATAAAAGTTTTAAAAGAATATATAGAAGAACTAAACCCAGAAATGATTATATGTATTGGACAAGCTGGAGGCAGACCAGATATTACGATAGAGCGAGTCGCAATTAACGTTGATGATGCAAGAATTGCTGACAATGAAGGGAATCAGCCGGTAGATGTACCGGTTGTAGAAGAAGGAACAGCTGCTTATTGGTCTACACTTCCGATGAAAGCAATTGTAAAAAGATTACAAGAAGAAGGCATACCAGCTTCCGTTTCCCAAACAGCAGGTACATTCGTTTGTAATCATTTATTCTACGGTCTCATGCATGAACTAGTGAAACGTGATAAGAAAATAAAAGGTGGATTTATTCATATTCCGTTTTTACCAGAACAAGCGAGCAATTATCCAGGCCAACCAAGTATGTCGCTTTCTACTATTCGTAAAGGGATAGAATTGGCGATTGAGGTTACGACGACAGTTGAGGTCGATATTGTGGAAATTGGTGGCACCACGCATTAA
- a CDS encoding NAD-dependent protein deacylase, translating to MQQFEEVRSILEKAKKITVLTGAGASTESGIPDFRSANGLYADANVEMYLSRGYYNRSPKEFWKHYKEIFQINTFHQYKPNRGHRFLAELEEQGKDITILTQNIDGLHQLGGSKHVIDLHGTLQTAHCPKCKAGYDLQYMIDHEVPCCQKCNFILNPDVVLYGDTLPQYQNAIKRLYETDVLIVMGTSLKVQPVASFPQIAKREIGATTILVNEELTGQEYNFDFVFQNKIGEFVEGLS from the coding sequence GTGCAACAATTTGAAGAAGTACGTTCAATTTTAGAAAAAGCGAAGAAAATTACAGTGTTAACAGGCGCAGGAGCAAGTACGGAAAGTGGTATTCCAGATTTCCGTTCAGCAAATGGATTGTATGCTGATGCGAATGTGGAGATGTATTTATCAAGAGGATATTATAATAGAAGTCCAAAAGAATTTTGGAAGCATTATAAAGAAATCTTTCAAATTAATACGTTTCATCAATATAAACCAAATCGTGGTCATCGTTTTTTAGCTGAATTAGAAGAACAAGGGAAAGATATTACGATTTTAACCCAAAATATTGACGGTTTACATCAATTAGGTGGTAGTAAACATGTCATTGATCTACATGGAACGCTTCAAACAGCACATTGTCCGAAGTGTAAAGCGGGATATGATTTACAGTATATGATTGATCATGAAGTGCCTTGCTGTCAGAAGTGTAATTTCATTTTAAATCCAGACGTTGTTTTATACGGAGATACATTGCCGCAATATCAAAATGCGATAAAACGTTTATATGAAACAGATGTACTTATTGTTATGGGAACGTCGTTAAAAGTACAACCTGTCGCTTCATTTCCACAAATCGCAAAGAGGGAAATAGGGGCAACAACAATTTTAGTAAATGAAGAGTTAACAGGACAAGAATATAACTTTGATTTTGTTTTTCAAAATAAGATTGGTGAGTTTGTTGAAGGGTTATCTTAA
- a CDS encoding ArsR/SmtB family transcription factor: MNVYPNISYIAKLIAEPTRAIILDCLMNNQALPASELAYMAKVSHPTISSHLSKLVEGNLLTVEQHGRHRYYRLANQEVAEVLEKLGTIAPTVQVRSLKQSDQLKQIRYARTCYDHLAGRLGVEITEKLLDKEFIILEKGEYIVTEQGKRWFLNFGINIETADIKRRIFAKPCLDWSERRYHISGWLGSAIAKVFFEQEWITKTDKNRAVHLTKKGMKFLKDQLGINMENKKVHQNAMPPVE, encoded by the coding sequence ATGAATGTATATCCGAATATCTCATATATAGCTAAACTAATTGCTGAACCTACAAGAGCAATTATCTTAGATTGTTTAATGAATAATCAGGCACTACCTGCTAGCGAATTAGCTTATATGGCAAAGGTGTCACATCCAACGATTAGTTCTCATCTTTCTAAATTAGTAGAGGGGAATCTACTTACAGTTGAACAACATGGTAGACATCGGTACTATCGACTTGCTAATCAAGAGGTAGCAGAAGTTCTTGAAAAGTTAGGAACAATCGCGCCAACAGTTCAAGTTCGGTCTTTAAAACAATCGGATCAACTAAAACAAATTCGTTATGCTCGAACTTGTTATGATCATCTTGCAGGCAGACTCGGTGTAGAGATAACCGAAAAATTATTAGATAAGGAATTTATCATTTTAGAGAAAGGAGAATATATTGTAACGGAACAAGGTAAGCGCTGGTTTCTGAATTTTGGAATAAATATTGAAACGGCAGATATAAAGAGAAGAATATTTGCAAAACCTTGTCTTGATTGGAGTGAACGACGCTACCATATTTCTGGTTGGTTAGGATCTGCAATAGCAAAAGTATTTTTTGAACAGGAATGGATTACAAAAACAGATAAGAATCGGGCTGTTCATCTTACAAAAAAAGGTATGAAGTTCTTGAAAGACCAATTAGGCATTAACATGGAAAATAAAAAAGTCCATCAAAATGCAATGCCTCCTGTCGAGTAA
- a CDS encoding biotin-dependent carboxyltransferase family protein codes for MDVEVLHAGMFTTVQDLGRTHYQQYGVPVGGAMDQSALRIINMLVGNEENEAGLEMTIMGPKLLIKKTTLLAIGGANMEPLLNGERIPLWRPILAEEGSMLCFGKAKSGCRAYVTFAGGIQIDRIMGSKSTYIRAAIGGMEGRMLKKGDYFQIGTQTEIASRFIQDLQKRERVKTNWTIGSSIRPKYKKYPKLRVITDFEYDQFTEESIQAFFTKEYKVSNYADRMGYRFEGEVLNRVEEKEILSSPVTFGTIQVPNGGQPIILMADRQTTGGYPRMGNIISVDLPLLAQLKPGDYVSFKNITLEEAEQLYIEQEVNMNLLKKFIALRS; via the coding sequence ATGGATGTAGAAGTTTTGCATGCAGGGATGTTTACAACAGTCCAAGATTTAGGGCGAACTCATTATCAACAATACGGTGTACCAGTTGGCGGGGCCATGGATCAAAGTGCACTTCGGATAATTAATATGTTAGTCGGTAATGAAGAGAATGAAGCGGGACTCGAAATGACAATTATGGGACCTAAATTGTTAATAAAGAAAACAACTTTACTTGCGATTGGCGGAGCAAATATGGAACCGTTACTGAATGGGGAACGTATTCCATTATGGCGTCCCATTTTAGCAGAAGAAGGTAGCATGCTTTGTTTTGGAAAAGCGAAAAGTGGTTGCAGAGCGTATGTAACTTTTGCAGGTGGTATACAGATTGATCGCATAATGGGCAGCAAAAGTACTTACATACGTGCAGCGATTGGTGGTATGGAAGGGAGAATGCTGAAAAAAGGAGATTATTTTCAAATTGGTACGCAGACAGAAATAGCGAGTCGTTTCATTCAAGATTTACAAAAGAGAGAGCGAGTCAAAACGAACTGGACAATTGGCAGCAGCATAAGGCCAAAATATAAGAAATATCCTAAGCTGCGTGTCATAACTGATTTTGAATATGATCAATTTACAGAAGAAAGTATACAGGCATTTTTTACGAAAGAGTACAAAGTATCTAATTACGCTGACCGTATGGGCTATAGGTTTGAAGGAGAAGTTTTAAATAGAGTGGAAGAAAAAGAGATTTTATCAAGTCCCGTTACATTCGGAACGATTCAAGTGCCAAATGGTGGACAGCCGATTATATTAATGGCAGATAGGCAAACGACGGGCGGGTATCCGAGAATGGGAAATATCATTTCAGTAGATTTACCTCTTCTTGCTCAGTTAAAACCAGGGGACTATGTTTCTTTTAAGAACATTACGCTTGAAGAAGCGGAACAATTGTACATAGAACAAGAAGTAAATATGAATCTATTAAAGAAATTTATCGCTTTACGAAGCTGA
- a CDS encoding DUF969 domain-containing protein has translation MVKLIGILLVAVGFLFRLNTLLVVMVAGIVTGMVSGLSFYDVISMFGKFFIENRYMSMPIILTLPVIGILERYGLKERAEALITKSKGATTGRVLMSYFTIRESSAALGLNIGGHAQTVRPLVAPMAEGAAQGKYGKLPEKLREKIKANTAAAENTAWFFGEDIFIATGAILLMKGFFDSVGMHVGVWDMALWGIPTAISALIVSWIRFRRFDKYIAKTMTAKEKEEKEVI, from the coding sequence TTGGTGAAATTAATCGGGATATTACTTGTTGCGGTGGGCTTTTTATTTAGATTAAATACACTTTTAGTAGTTATGGTTGCAGGTATTGTTACGGGTATGGTTTCGGGATTAAGCTTTTATGATGTAATCAGCATGTTCGGTAAGTTTTTCATAGAAAATAGATATATGTCTATGCCAATTATATTAACTTTACCTGTAATCGGCATTTTAGAGCGTTACGGTTTAAAAGAAAGAGCAGAAGCACTTATAACGAAATCAAAAGGTGCAACAACTGGAAGAGTATTAATGTCATATTTTACGATAAGAGAATCATCAGCAGCACTTGGACTGAACATTGGTGGTCATGCACAAACGGTAAGGCCGCTCGTTGCACCGATGGCAGAAGGAGCTGCGCAAGGTAAATACGGTAAGCTTCCTGAAAAGTTAAGAGAAAAGATTAAAGCAAATACAGCGGCTGCGGAAAATACAGCTTGGTTTTTCGGAGAAGACATTTTTATCGCAACTGGTGCCATTTTATTAATGAAAGGATTCTTCGATTCAGTAGGTATGCATGTTGGTGTATGGGATATGGCGCTTTGGGGTATTCCAACTGCAATATCAGCACTTATCGTAAGCTGGATCAGATTTAGAAGATTTGATAAATATATAGCGAAAACGATGACAGCAAAAGAAAAAGAAGAGAAGGAGGTAATATAA
- a CDS encoding stage II sporulation protein P — protein sequence MNKVKLKVLNVRYVVVCILFTIICILTSFFISSNSSVFKSYYMNQLLGTNSTKGLMYMIGSENRYFAEEFHKEKGRASLESFLLSLSTNINVNDLRSLLTRELPNMNQFYSEILIAGEGTDYTNIPEESSIPLDKIKDKGTAIEYPKSEKENNSTGENSNTQNNSENKVFIYHTHSWESFIPLIPGATVPDDASSTNNEVNITFVGNYLKQKLEEKGIGVSHDTTNMRDFLRNKNLNWAQSYKGSRQILQDKLMQDKNIMFPMDLHRDDARKNITTKNINGKNYARLYFILGRENPNFEKNKKIVTAINSYLDEKYYGLSRGIFIKDRKSGNGVYNQDLSPNALLIEMGGVDNTPEELYASVDALVEAFSHYYNEVTKKNN from the coding sequence ATGAATAAAGTGAAACTGAAAGTATTAAATGTAAGATATGTAGTGGTATGTATTTTATTCACGATTATATGTATCCTCACTTCATTCTTCATTTCTAGTAATTCTAGCGTATTTAAATCATATTATATGAATCAGTTATTAGGAACGAATTCTACTAAAGGTCTTATGTATATGATAGGAAGTGAAAATCGTTATTTTGCAGAAGAGTTTCATAAAGAAAAAGGACGAGCGTCTTTAGAATCTTTTTTACTATCACTTTCTACAAACATTAATGTAAATGATCTCCGAAGTTTATTAACTCGAGAACTTCCTAATATGAATCAATTTTACTCGGAAATATTAATTGCTGGGGAAGGAACAGATTATACGAACATTCCTGAAGAATCTAGTATTCCTTTAGATAAAATTAAAGATAAAGGTACTGCTATTGAGTACCCAAAGAGTGAGAAAGAAAACAATTCTACTGGTGAAAATTCAAATACACAAAATAACAGTGAAAATAAAGTTTTTATTTATCATACACATAGTTGGGAATCGTTTATTCCTCTTATTCCAGGTGCTACTGTACCCGATGATGCTTCCAGTACAAATAATGAAGTGAATATTACGTTTGTTGGAAACTATTTAAAACAAAAATTAGAAGAAAAAGGAATAGGTGTTTCGCATGATACGACAAATATGAGGGATTTTCTGCGAAATAAAAATTTAAATTGGGCTCAGTCTTACAAAGGATCCCGTCAAATATTACAAGATAAATTAATGCAAGATAAAAATATTATGTTTCCAATGGACCTTCATAGAGACGATGCACGAAAAAATATTACAACAAAAAATATTAACGGAAAAAATTATGCTCGGCTCTATTTCATTTTAGGGCGAGAGAATCCTAACTTTGAAAAAAATAAAAAAATAGTAACGGCAATAAATTCATATTTAGATGAGAAGTATTACGGGTTAAGCCGAGGGATTTTTATTAAAGATCGTAAAAGCGGGAACGGAGTATATAATCAAGACCTTTCTCCAAATGCATTACTTATTGAAATGGGAGGGGTAGATAATACACCAGAAGAGTTGTATGCTTCCGTTGATGCATTAGTAGAAGCATTTAGCCACTATTATAATGAAGTAACTAAGAAAAATAACTAA
- a CDS encoding DUF979 domain-containing protein — MNIITMDTIYYVLGIIVAFIAVRIAFDRQHPNRFGSSLFWALFAVTFLFGNVIPSFYVGCIVLAMVVLASLNKVTKSEEKEVPVKERVKHAEKLKNKIFMPALLIPIFTIIGTLTLGKIKWGNVSLVDPDKVTLVALALGALLAFVAAMRITKSKITTPVQEGSRLLQAVGWAVILPQMLAALGGIFAKSGVGQVVSDLVGQVLPTEYPFVAVMAYCLGMMLFTVVMGNAFAAFAVITGGIGLPLIVQMHGENPAIMAALGMFAGYCGTLLTPMAANFNIVPAMLLELKDKNAVIKAQVPIALSIFIINMFIMYGLVYRF; from the coding sequence ATGAACATTATCACAATGGATACAATTTATTACGTATTAGGTATAATCGTTGCTTTTATCGCTGTTCGTATTGCCTTTGATCGCCAACATCCAAATCGATTTGGTTCTAGCTTATTTTGGGCGTTATTTGCAGTTACATTTTTATTCGGAAATGTAATCCCTTCGTTTTATGTTGGTTGTATCGTGCTCGCTATGGTCGTGTTAGCTTCATTAAATAAAGTAACAAAATCAGAGGAGAAAGAAGTTCCAGTAAAAGAGCGTGTGAAACATGCGGAGAAATTAAAAAATAAAATTTTTATGCCTGCACTATTAATTCCTATTTTTACAATTATCGGTACGTTAACGTTAGGGAAAATCAAATGGGGAAATGTTTCTCTTGTTGATCCAGATAAAGTAACGCTAGTTGCATTAGCACTTGGGGCATTACTTGCATTCGTTGCGGCGATGCGTATTACGAAATCGAAAATAACAACGCCTGTTCAAGAAGGAAGCAGACTATTACAAGCTGTCGGCTGGGCTGTCATTTTACCACAAATGTTAGCAGCACTTGGCGGTATTTTCGCGAAGTCTGGCGTTGGACAAGTTGTTTCAGATTTAGTTGGACAAGTATTACCGACAGAGTATCCGTTCGTTGCTGTTATGGCGTATTGTTTAGGAATGATGCTCTTTACAGTTGTAATGGGGAATGCATTCGCAGCGTTTGCCGTTATTACTGGCGGAATTGGCTTACCTTTAATTGTACAAATGCACGGAGAAAACCCGGCAATTATGGCAGCGCTTGGTATGTTTGCTGGATATTGTGGAACACTGCTTACTCCAATGGCAGCAAACTTTAATATTGTTCCGGCGATGCTATTAGAACTAAAAGATAAAAATGCAGTTATTAAAGCACAAGTACCAATAGCTCTTTCCATCTTTATTATCAATATGTTTATTATGTACGGTCTTGTATATCGTTTCTAA
- the lepB gene encoding signal peptidase I produces MKENTKKELFSWAKTIGFTLVLIVIIRGVLFTPSLVQGESMMPTLENNERVLVNKIGYSISGLERFDIIVFHGKEGYDLVKRVIGLPGDTVEYKNDVLYVNGKAMEEPYLKEFKEKAAGRVLTPDFTLEQITGKTKVPEGQVFVLGDNREVSKDGRMFGFISEDEIVGKGQAVFWPLKQVRAL; encoded by the coding sequence ATGAAGGAAAATACGAAGAAAGAATTATTCTCATGGGCTAAAACGATAGGGTTTACCCTTGTATTAATCGTTATTATTCGAGGTGTTTTATTTACACCTTCATTAGTACAAGGTGAATCGATGATGCCTACTTTAGAAAATAACGAACGAGTTCTCGTAAATAAGATTGGTTATAGTATAAGTGGATTAGAGCGCTTTGATATTATCGTCTTCCACGGAAAAGAAGGATACGATTTAGTAAAACGAGTAATTGGTTTACCAGGTGATACAGTTGAGTATAAAAATGATGTGTTATATGTAAACGGAAAAGCGATGGAAGAACCATATTTAAAAGAGTTTAAAGAAAAAGCAGCAGGCCGTGTATTAACTCCAGACTTTACGTTAGAACAAATCACAGGAAAAACGAAAGTGCCAGAAGGTCAAGTGTTTGTTTTAGGAGATAATCGTGAAGTTTCGAAAGACGGTCGTATGTTTGGATTCATTTCAGAAGATGAGATTGTCGGAAAAGGACAAGCTGTTTTCTGGCCGTTGAAACAAGTAAGAGCGTTATAA
- a CDS encoding copper homeostasis protein CutC has translation MLEVIATCLEDVKRIERAGGKRIELISSYTEGGLTPSYAFIKKAIEAVHIPIHVMIRPHAKSFTYMEEEIEMMKEDIIIAQKLGAAGVVLGVLNEQNEVDEKKLADLLSVVDGINVTYHRAIDDIENPVEAMRTLKKFHKVTHVLTSGGQGNIVENIPVLTEMQKVSDGQIQLVVGAGVTKENIKQLLDETGITQAHVGTAVREGKSCFSDIDLNLVQELVQIIQ, from the coding sequence ATGCTAGAGGTTATTGCAACATGTTTAGAAGATGTGAAACGAATTGAACGAGCTGGCGGGAAGCGTATTGAATTAATTTCATCTTATACAGAAGGTGGTTTAACGCCGAGTTATGCATTTATTAAAAAAGCGATAGAAGCAGTACATATACCGATTCACGTTATGATTCGCCCGCATGCGAAGTCTTTTACATATATGGAAGAAGAAATTGAAATGATGAAGGAAGATATTATTATCGCGCAGAAGTTAGGTGCAGCTGGTGTTGTATTAGGTGTATTAAACGAACAAAATGAAGTGGATGAAAAGAAATTAGCAGATTTACTATCTGTTGTAGATGGAATAAATGTAACGTACCACCGTGCGATAGATGATATAGAAAATCCGGTAGAAGCGATGAGAACTTTAAAGAAGTTTCATAAAGTGACTCACGTTTTAACTTCAGGTGGACAAGGAAATATAGTAGAGAATATTCCGGTACTTACAGAAATGCAAAAGGTAAGCGATGGTCAAATTCAACTTGTAGTTGGAGCTGGGGTAACGAAAGAAAATATAAAGCAATTACTAGATGAAACTGGAATCACGCAAGCGCATGTCGGTACAGCGGTAAGAGAAGGGAAATCATGTTTTTCTGACATTGATCTTAATTTAGTACAAGAATTAGTTCAAATCATACAATAA
- the pxpA gene encoding 5-oxoprolinase subunit PxpA, whose amino-acid sequence MTTIDLNCDLGESFGAYKMGNDDEILPFVSSINVACGFHAGDPTVMRKTVEKALQHNVAIGAHPGFPDLIGFGRRNMNVSESEVYDYVLYQIGALDAFVKAAGGKMHHVKPHGALYNMAATNPEIADAIAKAIYHSNSNLLLYGLANSEAFIQAAEKYNITLVQEAFADRTYKEDGTLTSRTEENALIKNEDEAIKQVLQMVKEGYVNAVNGEKVAVHAKTICLHGDGEKAVQFARRIYRTFELNGISICAPK is encoded by the coding sequence GTGACGACAATCGATTTAAACTGTGATTTAGGAGAAAGTTTTGGAGCTTATAAAATGGGGAATGATGATGAAATTCTTCCGTTCGTTTCCTCTATAAACGTTGCTTGTGGTTTTCATGCGGGTGATCCGACTGTAATGAGGAAAACGGTCGAAAAGGCACTGCAGCACAATGTAGCAATTGGTGCGCATCCTGGTTTTCCTGATTTAATTGGATTTGGAAGAAGAAATATGAATGTTTCAGAGAGTGAAGTATACGACTATGTATTGTATCAAATCGGTGCATTAGACGCTTTTGTGAAAGCAGCTGGCGGGAAGATGCATCATGTGAAACCGCACGGTGCTCTATATAATATGGCGGCGACTAATCCGGAAATTGCAGATGCAATTGCAAAGGCAATTTATCATAGTAATTCAAATCTATTACTTTACGGATTAGCAAATAGCGAGGCGTTTATACAGGCTGCGGAAAAATATAATATAACTCTCGTACAAGAAGCTTTTGCAGATCGGACGTATAAGGAAGATGGGACATTAACGAGCCGTACGGAAGAAAATGCACTTATAAAAAATGAAGACGAAGCGATAAAGCAAGTGCTTCAAATGGTGAAAGAAGGCTACGTAAACGCGGTGAACGGAGAGAAAGTAGCAGTTCACGCGAAAACAATTTGTTTACATGGTGATGGAGAGAAAGCAGTGCAATTTGCGAGAAGAATATACAGAACATTCGAACTTAATGGTATTTCTATTTGTGCACCGAAGTAA